CCATATCGGATCGGATGAGGCGGGAACCGGTGACTATTTCGGTCCGATTGCTGTTGCTGCAGCTTATGTAAACAAAAACCAATTTGCCACTCTAAAAGAGCTTGGAGTAAAGGATTCAAAAAGCCTTACAGATCCTATTATTTCTAAATTAGCAAAGGACATCGTTAAGCTAAAAATCCCGTATTCGTTACTTGTTTTACATAATGAAAAGTATAATCGGCTGCAGAAAAAAGGCTGGTCACAAGGGAAAATGAAAGCAATGCTCCACCATCATGCGATTACAAACTTATTAAATAAAATCGGTAATGCCGAACTGGATGGCATCCTAATAGACCAATTTTGCGAACCTGCTGTCTATAGTAGACATATCGGTACAGAGAAACAACAGCTTCCAGAAAATACATTTTTTATTACAAAAGCTGAAAGCCATTCCATCGCTGTTGCTACTGCATCCATTATTGCTAGAGCAAGCTTTGTCAAACAAATGGATAAGCTTTCTGAAGCAATAGGTATCAATCTTCCTAAAGGGGCCTCTGCTAAAGTGGACCAAACAATTGCTAAGGTAATACAAACCAATGGTGATTCGATTTTAGATAAATACGCCAAGACACATTTTGCAAACACCAAAAAAGCACAGCGCTATTTATAATACTGAAAAGGAAGGGGTTTGTATGAAACAAAAAGTTTTACAAAACGACTGGGAACCCATACTGGCTAGTGAGTTCCAAAAATCATACTATCAGCAATTACGAGCATTTTTGAAAACGGAATACGCAACACACACGATTTACCCAAATATGCACAATATTTTTAATGCGTTACATTACACTTCATTTGAAAAAGTTAAAGTTGTAATACTTGGGCAAGATCCTTACCATGGACCGAATCAAGCACACGGGCTTAGTTTTTCCGTTCAACCGGAGGTAAAGATTCCACCTTCGTTACGGAATATATTTAAAGAATTACACGATGATCTTGGTCTGCCTGTTCCTGCACATGGTTATTTGGTTGATTGGGCTAAGCAAGGGGTCCTGCTTTTAAATACAGTTCTGACTGTAAGAGCTGGCCAAGCCCACTCACATCGAGGCAAGGGCTGGGAAGTATTCACAGACCGAGTCATCGACATGTTAAATACTAAAAAAGATCCCGTTGTCTATATCCTTTGGGGAAGTGCAGCGCAAAGTAAAATTAAGCTGATCGACACGAATAAACATTTCATAATTCGCGCTCCTCATCCTAGTCCATTATCTGCACACAGGGGCTTTTTCGGCAGCAAACCATTTTCAAAAACGAATGCCATTTTGAAAGAAATCGGACTGAATGAAATAAATTGGGATTTGCCACCAAAAGAAAAATATATTGATCAATAATTACTATATATCTGATAATGCAGCTGAATAGACTGGAATGTTTGGAGGTTTAGTATGAACCAATCTACTCACTAGAGAGAGGTAATCGAATTTAAAAGGTGCTGCACGGCTGGATTGATTGTGATTAATTTTATTAGAATCTGCCATTAATTTGGTCGCCAGCTTGTTAATCCTTGATGACAGCTCAGAAAGTGAAAAAGCTTACCTGCCATTATAGATGACAGGTAAGCTTTTAATTTGTTTAGGATCTTACATATGCGTTGAACTTTTCATTAACGGCTGTAATTATGTTTTGGTAGGATTCTTCTACTTCCTCATCCTTCAGCGTTTTTTCTGGATGCTGATAAAGTAAGCTGTATGCAATCGATTTCTTACCGTCTTCTAGGTTATCACCTTGATACAAGTCAAAGATTTCCACTCGATTAACAAGGGGAGCACCAACTTCTTCAATTACTTTTCTCACATCACCGGCATGAACATTTTCATCTAAAATAAATGCAATATCTCTTGCAATGGAAGGATATTTTGGAATTGCAGTAAAGGATGGTACAGCATTATATGCCGAAAAAACTTCTTCCAGGTTTAAATCAAACACATATGTTTCTTTTAAATCAAGTTCTTTTTGCAATGTTGGGTGGAGCTGACCGATGAACCCAACGGTTTTATTACATACTTCTACTAACGCACATCTTCCCGGGTGCATATCAGTTAACTTCGTTTGGCTAAATGTTGCGGGAACTTGCAGATAATCAAATAATCCTTCAACAATTCCTTTCACAACATAAAAGTCAACTTCCTTTTTCTCTTGCTGCCAAGCTTGCTCGGACCAAGTTCCTGTTAGAGCTCCAGAGAGACGAAGTTGTTCATTTGGCTGTTTTGTTAGCTCATTTTCCCCTGAAATAAAAATACTTCCCATTTCATAATAGCCAAGATTTACTTGACTGCGCGCACGGTTATAGGACAGCACATTTAATAATTCTGGTAAAATACTTAGACGAAGGTACTTATGATCCTCACTCATTGGCATTGCCAGAGCAACCGGTGCAGTCGTTTCATTAGCAACCTCTGGGCTAATCAAGCGTTTCACATCATACCCATTCGTTAAAGAATAGGTTAATGTTTCCATCAAACCTGCACTTTGAATAAAGTTTTTAACCCGACGTTTCAATTGTTGTCTTACGGTCAAGCCTCCAGACTGTCCCGCACCCTCAGGCAATGTAAATGGAAGGTTATCGTACCCGTAAATACGAGCTACCTCTTCAAGCATATCCTCAAACAGGGTAATGTCCCCACGGCGAGTCGGCACGTGAACAGTAAAATGATCGTTATTCTGATTGTAATCAAATTGCAGTCGTTTCAGAATAGAAGCAATTTCTTCCGTTGTCATTTCTGTACCTAGACGATTGTTAATATGTGCTGTATCCATTTCGACAACTTTTTCTGTTCGATCTAACGTATCAAATTCAGCAGTTCCAGTCATTACTTTACCACCAGCATATTGCTGCAGCAGTAAGCATGCACGAACTCCTGCTTTACGGACACGGTTTGGATCGACTCCTTTTTCAAATCTCGTACTGGATTCACTGCGCAGACCAGTTTGCTTTACTGTTTTTCTAACTGTAATAGCATCAAAATAAGCAGCTTCCAATAATACATTCGTTGTCTCACTCGTAACTTCTGAATCCAATCCACCCATAACACCCGCTAAGGCTACAGATTCCTTACCATTTGTGATAACGAGATTCTCGTCTGTTAATGTTCGTTCTTGTCCGTCCAATGTTGTTAGGGTCTCATCATTTTTCGCACGGCGTACAACAATTTTTTCAGAGCCAAATTTATCATAATCAAATGCATGTAATGGCTGACCATATTCGAGGAGCACATAATTTGTAATGTCAACTACATTATTAATTGGACGAATGCCAGCAGCTATTAAGTAATTTCTCATCCATAATGGAGATGGTTTGATTTCCACATCTTTTATCATAAATGCCCCGTAATATGGATTTAAATCAGCTGCTTCAACATCAACGGAAACATAATTAGCTACTACTTCTGAATCTACCACTTGAACTGCTTCATCCGGAAGTTTTACCGGTTGATCAAGGATTGCTGCGACTTCATATGCAACACCAAGCATACTTAATGCATCTGCACGATTTGCTAAAACATCCAATTCAAGAACTGCATCATTTAAATTAAGCAGGTCGTCAACAGGCTCTCCGACTGCTGCATCTTCCGTAAATACAAAAATACCATTCGCAATATCGGTTGGGATATATTTTTCTTCGATACCCAGCTCTTTAAGCGAACAAATCATACCGTTCGATTCAATTCCACGAAGCTTGACTTTTTTTATTTTGAAATTACCTGGAAGAACTGCCCCCGGCTTTGCAACTGCAACCTTTTGACCTTGTGCCACATTTGGTGCTCCACAAATAATTTGTAATTTCTCCCCTCCTACTTCAACTTGGCACAGGTTTAATTTGTCTGCATCTGGATGTTTTTCGCATGACTCTACATAGCCGACTACAACATTGGTACTTTTTTCAGCCACATATTCAACACCCTCTACTTCAATCCCTGACTTCGTAATTTTTGCCGCAAGCTCTTCTGGCGTTAAATTTCCTAAATCAACGTATTTTTTTAACCAATTATATGATACTAACAATTGTTTTACCTCCTTCGTGTTATCACTTATGCTTTATGGTATTGCTTTAAGAAACGGATATCATTTGCATAGAAGTTCCGAATGTCATTCACACCGTACTTCAGCATGGCAATTCGTTCAGGACCCATCCCAAACGCAAATCCGCTGTATACCTCTGGGTCATATCCGCCCATTTCAAGTACTTTAGGGTGAACCATCCCTCCACCAAGAATCTCAATCCATCCAGTTCCTTTGCACACACTACATCCTTTTCCATCACATACCTTACAAGAAATATCCATCTCTACGGAAGGCTCTGTAAATGGGAAAAAACTAGGACGCAAACGGATTTCACGATCCTCACCAAACATTTTCTTAGCGAATTTATCCAATGTTCCTTTTAAATCACTCATGCGCACATTTTTATCTACATAAAGCCCTTCAATTTGTGTAAATTGATGAGAGTGTGTTGCATCATCCGTATCACGGCGGTATACCTTTCCAGGACAAATCATTTTAAAAGACTTTTCTCCGTTAAATTCCTGCATTGTACGTGCTTGAACTGGGGAAGTATGTGTACGAAGCAGTAATTCATTTGTAATATAGAATGAATCCTGCATATCCCGAGCTGGGTGATTCTTCGGTAGGTTCAATGCTTCGAAATTAAAATAGTCTGTCTCCACTTCTGGACCTTCTCTTACCTCATAGCCCATTCCAATAAACAAATCCTCTATTTCTTGAACAATACTTGTTAGTAAGTGAGGACCTCCTACCTTTACCGGACGGCCAGGCAGCGTAACGTCAATTGTTTCTGCTTCAAGCTGTTTCTCCAATTCTTCCATTTCTAGCTTTTCTGTTTTTTCTTCAAGTGCCGTTGTAATAGCGGCTCTTACAAGGTTAGCAATTTCACCGACAACTGGACGTTCTTCCTTAGAGAGTTTGCCCATCCCACGTAACACACCAGTTAAAGATCCCTTTTTCCCTAAATATGCAACTTTAATATCTTGCAATTCTCGAATTGTCTCTGTTGCGATTATTCTTTGCAACGCTTCAGCCTGTATAGCCTCTAATTGTTCTTTCATAATAATTACCTCCTTGAATATGTGATTAAAATCATGGCAAGTTAACATAGCTAGCTGCCTGAGTGGAGACCTTCGTTGCTCTTTACACAAATAAAAAAAGCCTCCATCCCTAAAAGGGACGAGGCTGTTATTTCGCGGTACCACCCTTGTTGACAGAATATATGTATGAAAAAGCATACGATTGCTGCCCAACTTAACTTGATAACGGAATAAATCCGGAACACCTTTACTTCAAACGAAGGTCCAAGTGTCAGCTCCAGAGTGAAATGTTCGAATTCCTGCGATAGAAATGCTTTCAGTCATAGGCATTTCTTCCCTGCTTCGCATCCTGAGTAAGAACGAACTCCTTCTTCGCTTTCATATTTAGATTACATTCATTATAGATAATTTCAATGATACTTGCAAGATTATCTTTTAAGGTGATACATGAGAATTCCTGCTGCAATACTTACGTTTAAAGATTCTGCCTGTCCATAAATCGGAATCTTCACCGCTCTGTCTGCTTGTTCAATCAAATCAGCCTGTACACCAGCACCTTCATTCCCTAAAATAATTGCCACTTTGGCTTTTGGAATAATGTCATTATAATTGGAAGCTTTTTCTAACGAAGTTGCCCAGATTTCAAACCCTTTTTGCTTTAACTTTGTAATTTCTTCCCCGAGGTCTGCATGAAGCACTGGGATATGAAAAATCGAGCCTTGAGTAGACCGAATAACCTTATCATTATAAAGATCCACTGTCCCATCTCCAAGAATAATACCATCCATTCCTGCAGCATCCGCAGTTCGAATGATTGTTCCTAAATTACCAGGATCCTGGATCGAATCAATAAGAAGCAAATGATTCCCATTTTGCTCTGACTGTTTATAGCTTTCAATGACGGCAATTATTCCTTGTGGGGTCGCAGTTTGTGAGATGTAGGCCATTACATTTTCGCTGACTGAAACAACTGGATAGGCATTTGTCCAGTTCGGTAGTTCAACGTCTTTCTGCATAATGACTTCACGAACCGTCCAGTTACTATTCACTGCTTCTTCCACTAAATGAAAGCCTTCCACTAGAAAAGCACCAGCTTGTATTCTTTCTTTTCGTTTATGCAGTTTTTTCCATTGTTTTACTTTTTCATTTTTTACTGAAGTAATCATTGATTTCATCCTTCTTATTATTTCTTCATCCATCATACATATTTTTAGGTGCGTTGGTCAAACTATCGTTAGTTTGAGAAGTGGAGGTGTGTTTACATGAATTTAAATTTAAGAAAAGCAATTTTGTCCAATATCGCAACCAACGATCAGCAGCAGTTGGAGGCAACGATTGTTGATGCTATTCAAAACGGCGAAGAAAAAATGCTTCCGGGCCTTGGAGTGCTGTTTGAATTAATTTGGAATCAATCAGCAGAACAGGATAGAAAAGAAATGGTCGATGCATTAGAGCAAGGTGTTAAATCTGCGTCTCAAGGTTTGCAATAACGAGAAGACTGTGGGGAAATGGCTTCCATCTCCCCTATTCTATTCCAACTATCATAATAAATCCTGAAAATACCTCCTGCATCCGAAAGTTCCCTCTTATACCGCCCAAACCAAATAAAAATAAGCAAAAATACCTAATCGCAAGCCTATCCTCATTAAAAATTCACAGCAAAAACAATAATTATTACCTTTTTTTACCATTTAAATAGTTAAAATAACCTGCTAAATTATCTTGAATTTAAGACTAATAAAAGCCTTTTGGATTAGGGGGTTTCGAATTTTTTTTAGAACCATTTGACTAGTTTGTTTTTAAATGATATAAAAAGTTGAAACAGTTTGTTATTATATGTTTCAGAGATTCATAATAAACTCAGAAAGAAGAAGGAAAAGAAAGGGGTAAGTTTGTGGAAGGTACAACGAATGAACAACAGAAAAAAGGAGTTTCCAAAGGTTTAATAGCACTTATCGTAGGAATTGTCGTATTAGCTGGCGGAACAGCTTTAGCATTTATGCTAATCAAGGATTCTCCGAAGAATGCATATTTTCTAGCTGAAAAAGACACATGGGAATACATGGTGGAACGTGTAGAGGAACGTTACCAGCCTGAATTTGACTGGTATGAAAAAACACAGAATGATAAGACTGCTTCATCGGTAGAATTAACTGCTGAATATAATGATCCCGCTGCAGGCAGCACAGGATACGGCATGGATCCTGCAACATTAATCAACAACTCCAGCATAAAGCTTGATTCTCAAACCGATATGGAAAACAAACAAGTTTACACGGGTATCACAGCCAATATCGCTGGGATGGAAATAAGTGATCTGGAAGTCTTTGTAACAGATGAAAAAGTAATGGTTGGAGTGCCTTTCCTGGAGGAAGTTTTACAGTTAAACGATCAAGATTTTGGCCCTCTTCTGCATGAAGTAGATCCTGCAACATTTACGGGTGAGGAAACACTTGGATTAGATACAATGTTTGAAAGCGCAGGAGAAATTTTCCCTGAAGAATACAAAACTCATCTAGAAGATGAATATTTTAAAATGGTTTATGACGAATTGCCAGATGACGCGTTTAAGAGCAGCGATGAAACGGTTGAAGTAAACGGCGAATCAATTAAATCTGAAAAAATCGTTCTGCACCTTACTGAGCAGCAGGTTAAAGACATTTTAACAACTGTATTAGATAAGATGCAAAAGGATGATAAATTAAAAGAAATCATCAAAGAGCAAATGGTTGCTCAGCAATTTGGCGGCATATATATGGATGATGAATTGGATACATTTATGGAAGATTTTGAAGCTGGTATTTCAGAAGCAAAAGATGGATTAGAACAAATAAAGATTCCAGATGGGTTAACATCAACATTGTGGATTGCTGACAAAAAGATCGTTCAACGCGAATTTGTTCTTGAAATGGGAGCGAACGCAGAAGAGCTTGCAAAAGTTTCTATTACAGGCTCACAATTATTAACAGATGAAAATCAATTCTTTGACTATGACTTTGCCTTTTCTGATGCATATGAAGAAGGCACAATGAATATTGCAGGAGACCTGAACTGGAAGGACAATGAAGCTAAAGACTCTATTAATCTAACAGTTGAAGATTTTGTTCTATCATATGACGGAACAGAGACACTTGCAGATGGTACACGTGAATTTAATCGTGTGTTTACTGTTGAAGACCCTGCCAGTGGTGGCGGAAGCCTACATTGGAGTGGAGATGCAACGTATGAAGCTGATAAAATGAATTCAGCACATCAATTCTCTTTAGAAACTCCAGACTTTAGTCAAGATATGTTCACATTAAATATGAATACCGAAGGTCAGACAATTGATTCTGTTGAATCATTGAGTGAAGATAATGTGAAAGACCTAGGTAGCATGTCTACTGCAGAGCTACAGGAATACTTCGAAAACGATGTAGCACCAAGCTTCCAGCAATGGCTGTTTGGCCTTATGTCTGGCAGCGGTATGGGATTTTAAATAATTCTAACGGCTTTTAAATAAGGTACAAAAAGGCGGATGGAAAGGACCGAGAAGTTCAAGTTCCCATTTTGCCAACGAAGAAATTCGATGTGTCATTTTCACCGGTCTTTTTGAACTACCTTTAATTTATAAACACGAAACGAGCGTGCCACAATGCATTACATGAGACACATACAATTATTCATAAAAAATCATTTAATGCAGCTAAGGAGGAAGTGGTTATCACTTCCTCTTCTTTTCATGTTTCCGATTATTATTGTCGGGCTGACTGCTGCAATTATAATTACATATTTTATGCCTACTGAGAAGGAAACCGTTCAAGTAGGCTTAGTCAATTTAGATGAAAATGAACAAACTGAGCTTATCGTCAAGCTTATCGAACATTCTTCGCAATTGGGATCATTTATAGCAATACATAGCATGACTGAGAAGGAAGCAGAAACAGCAATAGAAAATAATAAAATTAGTTCGTATATTACGTTTCCAGATCAATTCACCCATCATCTAATGCAAGGCCAATCAGTTGAAATTCCTGTGACTGGAAACCCAAATCAACAAGCAGAAAGTCTTCTTGTAAATGAGCTTATTGAAAGTGTTTCCCGTCACATCCGTGCTTCACAAGCAAATATTCTTGCGATTAATTTTTATGCGCGGGAATTTGGAATGAATGATGATGAAAGAAATGATTTTGTTTTCGAGCAGTTTAAAGACTTTCTGCTCTACACAGTCGGACGTGACCGCGTGCTAACAGAAAGGGAAATCACTAATCTCGCAACGTCTTCTCCAATTCAATATTTTGCTGTTGGAAGCTGGTTTATCCTTATTTCAATATGGCTCTTGACGATTTATAATTTTTTTACGAAAGAAAACCCAATGCTTCTAAGAAATCGGATGCGTCTGTACGGTGTGCTTGAAATTCAGCAGACAATCGCAAAAATGTTTGTTACTGTAATTGTTACTGTAATTTTTGCTGGATTATCTTTTCTCGTTTTAAAAAATACTTTGGAGGAAACGGTTATTCCAGTAGATTATCTGCGAATTACAATACTCACATTGTTATACAGCGGAATTTTTATGCAATGTCTTGGCATTATTGAATCACTTATTACATCGCATAAGCTTCGATTATTAATGCAATCCTTATTCACAATCTCGTCTGTAATTATTAGCGGTGCGATTATTCCAGTTATCTATTACCCATTATGGATTCAAAAACTGCTTCCTTATTTATTTTCATATGAAGCTTTAAGCTGGATACAGGATATTTTATTAAATAATAGACTTTATGCAGATTATATTCCCCTCCTTTTAATGAACGCTGCAGCAGCATTCATATTGATTAGTATTTCTGTTTGGAAGGAGCGTGCTGCCATATGATGTCAATCATCAAAACTCGATTAATGAACTGGAAGAAGCATTGGATTTCCCATCTTTTCTGGTTTCTGTTCCCAATCCTTGCGACTGTTTGTATGATACAAGTTACAAATATAGTACAAGAAGATAGTAAAATCCCCATTGGAATGGTTGTTAAAGAGGATAGCGCGCTTGCAGATTCACTGCTTGGAGCAATGAAAGACTCCCCTCTTCTACGCGTTTATGAATTGAGTGAATCAGAAGCGCGCAATCGGATTGAAAGTCATGAACTTGATAGTGCATTTATTATAGAAGACGGGTATGAAGCAAAAATATTGCGTGGCAGTCGCAATCGCCTCTTAACAAGCTATCAATCCAACCTTTCCTTTGCCTATACACCAATTAGAGAAATGCTTATTTCTTACGTACAGCAAGACACAGGTAAAGCAAAAGCTGCTCATACCATTATCAATCTGCAGGAAAGCATACAGCCTGAAACAACGGTTTCGTTCGAGGAAATTATTGCAAAAACAAATGAAATCCAAGCACAGGAAAATTTACTTGCTACAACATTTTCTTTTTATAATGATTCAAGTGGAGGAACAACAGATGACATTACCATTTGGAATATTTGGGGACTTTGGGCCATCTTCAGTATCCTATCCACACTTCTATTATCCGACTGGCTAATGAAGGAGCGGAACTCAAGTATTATGCCTCGATTTGCTTTTATCCGCTTTACTTATAAACAATACGTTATCCAAAATCTTGCTGTTTACCTGGCAGCTTTCTTGTTATTTGACTTCTTAAGTATCATTGTATTTAATCAATTGCTTGATGAAATCATCAGTTTGGAACTAATTGGTGCAATTATTTCATTTCGGATATTTATCAGTACAGGTGCTTTCTTACTAGCATTTCTGTTTAAAAAAAATTACATTTATTACAGTTTTTCATTCATCCTCGTTTTATTTTTAATCATATTAAGCGGGGCAATACTACCTATCGATGGACTGACAGCACGATTTCCGTTGCTATTAGATGTAAACCCGCTTCAGCCGCTTTTGGATCAAACACTTTGGAATCCATGGCTTGTGGTTACCCTTGCTTTTGTTAGTATCTGGTTCGCAAAAGGAGAGAAATTAAATGCTTAGTGTACAATCAATTGCAAAATCCTATGGAAAAAAACAAATCTTAAATCAAATCTCCTTTTCCGTGCTGCCCGGTGAAATTATTGGTCTTGTTGGAGAAAATGGCGCAGGTAAGTCCACGTTGTTAAACATTATGGCTACCCTGGCAAGCCCGACAAGCGGCAATATTTTTCTCTATGACAAACCGTATCGTGAAAAGCGAAAAGAGGTTCGTAAGCAAATTGGCTATGTTCCTCAGGATATTGCGATTTGGGAAGATTTTTCCGTAGAAGAAAACATGGTCTTCTTTGAGAAGCTTTCATGGAATAGTAAAACGAAACAAGAATTACGGCAGCTTTGTCTGGACATGGAGCTCGATAAATGGAAAGAGCCTGTAAAAACATTATCGGGTGGAATGAAACGGAAACTGAACATGGCGATTAGTTTAATCCATGACCCCGACCTGTTGCTTCTTGATGAGCCAACCGTTGGTATTGATTTAAAATCCAAAAAGGAAATCGGCAACCATCTAAAAAATCTTGCAATAAAAGAAAATAAAATGGTTATGTATACTTCCCATGATATGGATGAAATCAGTACGCTTTGTGATCGCATCATTTGTATTGGAGAAGATCCATTTTATAAGAACCTGCTTGAGGAAGCAAATAAGCAAATTGTCACATTTTAGTATTGCTAAACCTGTCCGCTAATCGTAAAATGATAGATAGTAGAAAGAATTGGAGAGGAGTGAAGCCCGATGGAAATAAGAGATTTGCAGCAAATGCTTCAATATCAAGCATTAGCAATTATGTCAGGTAATCCTGCTGCAACGATATCAGAAACCAACCAAACGTCGGCGATATCCTTTCAACAGCTATTATTAGAAAAAATGAATCAAGCACAACGATTGAATAGCATACCTACAGATAATCGAAACAATCTACCATACAATATATATAATACCAATCCTGATACTAGTTATCGAGTTGGAGCAACTACACCAAACTATCAGGCAGGACCTACTAATTACCAAGCGTATATTAATGAAGCAGCGCAAAAATATGGGGTTGATGAAAATCTAATCCATGCTGTTATTAAACATGAGTCAAATTACAATGCGATGGCCAAAAGCTCTGCCGGTGCCCAAGGATTGATGCAGCTTATGCCTGGAACAGCAGCAGGTTTAGGCGTAACAAATTCTTTTGACGCCCGCCAGAACATAGATGGCGGAACGAAGTATCTAAGCCAAATGCTTACACGTTATAATGGAAACATTGAGCTTGCGTTAGCCGCTTACAATGCTGGTCCAGGAAATGTGGAGAAGTATCAAGGTATCCCACCATTTAATGAAACACAAAATTATATTCGAAAAGTTATGGGGAGTTACCTGGCATAGCTTTTTATTAAAGGAAATTCCGATTATTGAATCGGGGTTTCCTTTTTTTGCTTGAGTTATTTTATACGGTGAATAGCGTTAAAACTATAAAATGAATCGCTTTTCATTTTTGCATACAATAAAAAGCACGACTGCTCATTACACAGTCGTGCACACATCTTACTCGTATTCTTTTTCAAATTGCATCGTACTTCTCACTGTATCAATTGGACGTACCATTTTTTCAATCTGTTCACGTTTTTTCTCGAGGAATGGCGGCAATGAGAGTTTTTCACCGAGCGTTTCATATGGCTCATCCCCCATAAATCCAGGTCCATTTGTTGCAAATTCAAATAAAATTTGTGGTGCAACACGGGCATAGAGCGATCCAAAGAAGAAACGATCAACAAAGCCTGATGTTTGGAAGCCAAATCCCTGCATACGTTTGTTCCACTCATCGAGTTCAGCACGATCCTCTACTGCGAAGGCAGCGTGGTGTACTGTACCATAGCCCTGACGCGCAACCTGCAGCACCGTATTATGTTCAACGACTACCTGTGCTCCATTTCCGCCCTCTCCAACTTCAAATAGATGAAAATCATTTTCTTGTCCAATTTCTTTAAACCCGAATACTTTTTCGAGCACCTCTTTAAAATAATCAAATTGAGCAATCCGGACAAAAATTGGTCCTAACCCAGTAATTGCATATTCTAATGGAACTGGCCCATTTTTCCAAGGTGTTCCAGAAGCGACACCTTTATTAAGTTCATCTGATATTAATTGATAATGCTGCTCATCAAAATCAACAAAAGAGAGTGTCTTCTTACCAAATTGTTCTTTGATGCCTGTATGTTTTACTTCAAGACGATCAAAACGTTTTACCCAATATTCCAAAGCTGCATCACTTGGTACCCGGAAAGAGGTTTTAGCTATTTCATTCGTTCCATGGATTCCTTTCGGTATCCCCGGAAAATCGAAAAATGTCATATCTGTTCCAGCATTTCCTTCATCATCAGCAAAGAATAAATGATAGGTTTGAATATCATCTTGATTAACCGTTTTTTTAACGAGACGCATTCCTAATGTAAACGTAAAAAATTCATAGTTCTTTTCAGCACTGCTTGTAATAGCAGTAACATGATGCATTCCTTGTAATTGGTTCATGTATAATTCCTCCATGTAGTTGAGATTATATCGTAATTAA
This region of Oceanobacillus sp. FSL K6-2867 genomic DNA includes:
- the rnhC gene encoding ribonuclease HIII, encoding MGQEVHVLPMDTIYEMKSYYQNELNTTPPGAVFRAKTNAAVITAYQSGKVLFQGSAPEVEAGKWQTSSSKSTSRTEKQVNQSKRKTRFTPETSLFTSSHIGSDEAGTGDYFGPIAVAAAYVNKNQFATLKELGVKDSKSLTDPIISKLAKDIVKLKIPYSLLVLHNEKYNRLQKKGWSQGKMKAMLHHHAITNLLNKIGNAELDGILIDQFCEPAVYSRHIGTEKQQLPENTFFITKAESHSIAVATASIIARASFVKQMDKLSEAIGINLPKGASAKVDQTIAKVIQTNGDSILDKYAKTHFANTKKAQRYL
- a CDS encoding uracil-DNA glycosylase, with translation MKQKVLQNDWEPILASEFQKSYYQQLRAFLKTEYATHTIYPNMHNIFNALHYTSFEKVKVVILGQDPYHGPNQAHGLSFSVQPEVKIPPSLRNIFKELHDDLGLPVPAHGYLVDWAKQGVLLLNTVLTVRAGQAHSHRGKGWEVFTDRVIDMLNTKKDPVVYILWGSAAQSKIKLIDTNKHFIIRAPHPSPLSAHRGFFGSKPFSKTNAILKEIGLNEINWDLPPKEKYIDQ
- the pheT gene encoding phenylalanine--tRNA ligase subunit beta; the protein is MLVSYNWLKKYVDLGNLTPEELAAKITKSGIEVEGVEYVAEKSTNVVVGYVESCEKHPDADKLNLCQVEVGGEKLQIICGAPNVAQGQKVAVAKPGAVLPGNFKIKKVKLRGIESNGMICSLKELGIEEKYIPTDIANGIFVFTEDAAVGEPVDDLLNLNDAVLELDVLANRADALSMLGVAYEVAAILDQPVKLPDEAVQVVDSEVVANYVSVDVEAADLNPYYGAFMIKDVEIKPSPLWMRNYLIAAGIRPINNVVDITNYVLLEYGQPLHAFDYDKFGSEKIVVRRAKNDETLTTLDGQERTLTDENLVITNGKESVALAGVMGGLDSEVTSETTNVLLEAAYFDAITVRKTVKQTGLRSESSTRFEKGVDPNRVRKAGVRACLLLQQYAGGKVMTGTAEFDTLDRTEKVVEMDTAHINNRLGTEMTTEEIASILKRLQFDYNQNNDHFTVHVPTRRGDITLFEDMLEEVARIYGYDNLPFTLPEGAGQSGGLTVRQQLKRRVKNFIQSAGLMETLTYSLTNGYDVKRLISPEVANETTAPVALAMPMSEDHKYLRLSILPELLNVLSYNRARSQVNLGYYEMGSIFISGENELTKQPNEQLRLSGALTGTWSEQAWQQEKKEVDFYVVKGIVEGLFDYLQVPATFSQTKLTDMHPGRCALVEVCNKTVGFIGQLHPTLQKELDLKETYVFDLNLEEVFSAYNAVPSFTAIPKYPSIARDIAFILDENVHAGDVRKVIEEVGAPLVNRVEIFDLYQGDNLEDGKKSIAYSLLYQHPEKTLKDEEVEESYQNIITAVNEKFNAYVRS
- the pheS gene encoding phenylalanine--tRNA ligase subunit alpha, which gives rise to MKEQLEAIQAEALQRIIATETIRELQDIKVAYLGKKGSLTGVLRGMGKLSKEERPVVGEIANLVRAAITTALEEKTEKLEMEELEKQLEAETIDVTLPGRPVKVGGPHLLTSIVQEIEDLFIGMGYEVREGPEVETDYFNFEALNLPKNHPARDMQDSFYITNELLLRTHTSPVQARTMQEFNGEKSFKMICPGKVYRRDTDDATHSHQFTQIEGLYVDKNVRMSDLKGTLDKFAKKMFGEDREIRLRPSFFPFTEPSVEMDISCKVCDGKGCSVCKGTGWIEILGGGMVHPKVLEMGGYDPEVYSGFAFGMGPERIAMLKYGVNDIRNFYANDIRFLKQYHKA
- a CDS encoding RNA methyltransferase, which translates into the protein MITSVKNEKVKQWKKLHKRKERIQAGAFLVEGFHLVEEAVNSNWTVREVIMQKDVELPNWTNAYPVVSVSENVMAYISQTATPQGIIAVIESYKQSEQNGNHLLLIDSIQDPGNLGTIIRTADAAGMDGIILGDGTVDLYNDKVIRSTQGSIFHIPVLHADLGEEITKLKQKGFEIWATSLEKASNYNDIIPKAKVAIILGNEGAGVQADLIEQADRAVKIPIYGQAESLNVSIAAGILMYHLKR
- the sspI gene encoding small acid-soluble spore protein SspI, which codes for MNLNLRKAILSNIATNDQQQLEATIVDAIQNGEEKMLPGLGVLFELIWNQSAEQDRKEMVDALEQGVKSASQGLQ